A section of the Humulus lupulus chromosome 2, drHumLupu1.1, whole genome shotgun sequence genome encodes:
- the LOC133814662 gene encoding uncharacterized protein LOC133814662, with product MKEVISKKRKLEDFETVELMEECSAIIKRPLPEKLEDLRSFTIPCVMGELRIEKSLYDLGASINLMPLSIFRKLNLGEVTPTTISLQLANCSLTYPRGVIENLLVKVDGFIFPVEFVVLDMEEDQEIPIILGIPFLAIGKTLIDVHDGNLKW from the coding sequence ATGAAGGAGGTGATATCTAAGAAGCGTAAGTTAGAGGATTTTGAGACGGTGGAGCTAATGGAAGAGTGTAGTGCCATTATCAAGAGACCACTACCGGAAAAGTTGGAGGATCTGAGGAGTTTTACTATTCCATGTGTAATGGGTGAGCTACGTATTGAGAAGTCCTTGTATGATTTGGGTGCTAGTATCAATCTCATGCCTCTCTCTATCTTTCGGAAGCTCAATCTTGGAGAGGTCACACCAACTACTATTTCCTTACAATTGGCGAATTGTTCTTTAACATATCCTAGAGGTGTCATTGAGAATCTATTAGTGAAGGTTGATGGATTCATTTTTCCTGTTGAATTTGTTGTGCTTGACATGGAGGAAGACCAAGAAATTCCCATAATATTGGGAATACCTTTTCTTGCAATCGGAAAAACTTTGATTGATGTCCATGATGGTAACTTGAAATGGTGA